A region of Candidatus Eisenbacteria bacterium DNA encodes the following proteins:
- a CDS encoding DNA methyltransferase — MGEWKNRLYYGDNLDILRRYVKDESVDLVYLDPPFKSNQSYNVLFQEKDGTRAASQIRAFEDTWTWDQEDEAVFTELVTAGGRVADVMQAFRAFLGPCDMLAYLVMMAPRLVELRRVMKATASIYLHCDPAASHYLKMLMDAVFRPQDFLNEIVWKRTSAHSGSKRWGPVHDVILFYAKSAAFVWNPVFQDYSEDYVERFYRFSDEKGRFRVGDLTGAGTRTGESGQPWRSVNPTDAGRHWAVPNKVLQELFGKEYAGWTVQQKLDALDKAGLICWPPKGKVPGFKRYFNEKAGVSITDVVTDINPIGAQAAERLGYPTQKPEALLERIVRASSNEGDLVLDPFCGCGTTIAAAQKLGRRWIGIDITHLAITLIKQRLKDAFGVETPSTSVSVGNCVAEAHAEYGAAKRPYQVIGEPVSVPDAAALAASDPYQFQWWALGLVGARPVEQKKGADKGIDGKIVFLGDSAGKFETVILSVKAGHVTANHVRDLRGVVDREKAAIGVLISMEDPTGPMQAEAVTTGFFESKTWGRKHPKIQLLTVADLLSGKKIEMPPIKQVGATFKKAPKAKGKTAENQQLPFDTKLPEK, encoded by the coding sequence GCGATAACCTGGACATTCTGCGGCGATACGTAAAGGACGAGTCGGTAGACCTTGTCTATCTGGACCCACCTTTCAAGAGCAACCAGAGCTATAACGTTCTGTTCCAGGAAAAGGATGGCACCCGCGCCGCGTCGCAAATCCGCGCTTTTGAAGATACTTGGACATGGGACCAAGAAGATGAGGCCGTCTTTACTGAACTGGTCACGGCAGGTGGGCGCGTTGCGGACGTCATGCAAGCCTTCCGTGCCTTCCTTGGTCCTTGCGACATGCTGGCCTATCTCGTGATGATGGCCCCGCGCCTTGTAGAATTGCGCCGCGTGATGAAAGCCACCGCCAGCATCTACCTTCACTGCGACCCGGCGGCGAGTCACTACTTGAAGATGCTCATGGACGCCGTCTTCAGGCCGCAAGACTTCCTGAACGAAATCGTCTGGAAACGGACAAGCGCGCACTCTGGGTCAAAGCGATGGGGGCCGGTCCATGACGTGATCTTGTTCTATGCGAAGTCTGCCGCCTTCGTTTGGAATCCGGTCTTCCAGGACTACTCGGAAGACTACGTTGAGCGGTTCTACCGGTTCTCCGATGAGAAAGGCCGTTTCCGCGTGGGCGATTTGACCGGAGCAGGAACGAGGACAGGCGAATCCGGGCAACCGTGGCGCAGTGTGAACCCGACGGACGCCGGGCGTCATTGGGCCGTGCCAAACAAGGTTCTTCAGGAACTCTTCGGCAAGGAATACGCCGGATGGACTGTTCAACAGAAGTTGGACGCACTTGACAAGGCGGGGTTGATCTGCTGGCCGCCGAAAGGGAAGGTGCCCGGGTTTAAGCGGTACTTCAACGAGAAAGCCGGCGTCTCCATTACGGACGTTGTTACGGACATCAACCCGATTGGCGCACAAGCGGCGGAACGACTGGGCTATCCGACCCAGAAGCCGGAAGCTCTGCTCGAACGTATCGTCCGCGCCAGCAGCAACGAGGGCGACCTTGTTCTTGACCCTTTCTGTGGGTGTGGCACCACAATTGCCGCGGCACAGAAGTTAGGCCGCCGGTGGATCGGGATAGACATCACGCACCTTGCGATCACGTTGATCAAGCAGCGCCTCAAGGATGCGTTCGGGGTTGAAACGCCCAGCACGTCCGTGTCGGTTGGAAACTGTGTTGCTGAGGCACACGCCGAGTATGGGGCTGCCAAGCGACCTTACCAGGTTATCGGTGAGCCGGTGAGTGTGCCCGACGCAGCGGCATTGGCAGCGTCGGATCCGTATCAATTTCAGTGGTGGGCGCTTGGCCTTGTCGGTGCCCGTCCGGTCGAGCAGAAGAAGGGGGCTGACAAGGGCATTGACGGAAAGATCGTTTTCTTGGGAGACAGCGCCGGGAAGTTTGAAACGGTCATCCTGTCTGTGAAGGCCGGGCACGTCACTGCCAATCACGTCCGCGACTTGCGCGGCGTGGTGGACCGGGAAAAGGCAGCGATAGGTGTCTTGATTTCCATGGAAGACCCTACCGGACCGATGCAGGCCGAAGCTGTCACCACAGGGTTCTTTGAATCGAAGACGTGGGGCCGGAAACATCCCAAGATTCAACTTCTCACAGTGGCAGACCTTCTGTCCGGAAAGAAGATAGAGATGCCCCCAATCAAGCAGGTGGGCGCGACATTCAAGAAAGCACCGAAGGCGAAAGGCAAGACGGCGGAGAATCAGCAACTACCATTTGACACAAAGCTTCCCGAAAAGTGA